From the Streptomyces syringium genome, one window contains:
- a CDS encoding DUF5703 family protein, whose protein sequence is MPEYEFCDVYVPRGVSRGAATRLLTDHAEYGHWELDRLRLYPDGSRRVRLRRRIIRQVRATW, encoded by the coding sequence ATGCCGGAATACGAATTCTGTGATGTGTATGTGCCTCGAGGGGTCTCTCGAGGAGCAGCCACTCGCTTGCTGACCGACCATGCCGAGTACGGACACTGGGAGTTGGACCGACTGCGTCTTTATCCCGACGGCAGCCGCCGGGTGCGGCTGCGGCGTCGGATCATCCGCCAGGTGCGTGCCACGTGGTGA
- a CDS encoding chaplin — translation MRQVAKKGLLTAAAASGVFAVTSGYAAHADSGAMGTAAHSPGVASGNTVQVPVHVPVNACGNTVNVVGLLNPASGNKCANVSGGHGKHGDKGHGNHGNGQGHHGHGQGGHHGGGHGADGKSVGSPGVASGNTVQAPVQVPVNACGNSVDVVGIGNPATGNECVNNGHSHGHGPQGPGHKPPHERPGHPTPHEPPAKHNPPAEKPGHKPPAKHTPTAEKPGHKPAGHAKPPTEVKAAHQEEASSFPVAKASELAHTGAGQLGIAVPAVGLLLGGAVLYRRARAAQG, via the coding sequence ATGCGACAGGTCGCCAAGAAGGGCTTGCTCACAGCAGCGGCGGCAAGCGGCGTATTCGCCGTGACCAGCGGCTACGCCGCACACGCGGACTCGGGTGCCATGGGTACCGCCGCGCACTCCCCGGGCGTCGCGTCCGGCAACACCGTCCAGGTCCCGGTGCACGTGCCGGTCAACGCCTGTGGCAACACGGTGAACGTGGTCGGGCTGCTCAACCCCGCCTCGGGCAACAAGTGCGCCAACGTGTCCGGCGGCCACGGCAAGCACGGTGACAAGGGCCACGGCAACCACGGCAACGGCCAGGGTCACCACGGTCACGGCCAGGGCGGCCACCACGGCGGCGGTCACGGCGCCGACGGCAAGAGCGTCGGCTCGCCGGGCGTCGCGTCCGGCAACACCGTCCAGGCGCCGGTGCAGGTGCCGGTCAACGCGTGCGGGAACAGCGTCGACGTCGTCGGCATCGGCAACCCCGCCACCGGCAACGAGTGCGTCAACAACGGCCACTCCCACGGTCACGGCCCGCAGGGTCCCGGTCACAAGCCGCCGCACGAGCGGCCCGGCCACCCGACCCCGCACGAGCCCCCGGCGAAGCACAACCCGCCCGCCGAGAAGCCCGGTCACAAGCCCCCGGCGAAGCACACCCCGACGGCCGAGAAGCCCGGCCACAAGCCGGCCGGTCACGCCAAGCCGCCCACCGAGGTGAAGGCCGCCCACCAGGAGGAGGCCTCCTCCTTCCCGGTGGCCAAGGCCAGTGAGCTCGCGCACACCGGTGCGGGCCAGCTCGGCATCGCGGTCCCGGCCGTGGGCCTCCTGCTCGGCGGCGCGGTGCTCTACCGCCGCGCGCGTGCCGCGCAGGGCTGA